In one window of Epinephelus fuscoguttatus linkage group LG20, E.fuscoguttatus.final_Chr_v1 DNA:
- the foxl3 gene encoding forkhead box L3, producing the protein MFDNSNYPFNCFNYDGDGYPSSSTDEEKKMCRPAYSYIALIAMAIQQSPEQRVTLSGIYEFIMKRFPYYRSNQRAWQNSIRHNLSLNSCFIKVPRTEGNEKGKGNYWTFATGCESMLDLFENGNFRRRRRRRNMKIGFRDSGEPPFHPLESHSNQHVPAARRPEPDSTLCPLNPERPRPGPQQNHLIPNPTQQGKPESEIKFSIDYILSTPDPPLPGFRSPHGPVHIGPTGPPIHVLEPQHLNLHFWTL; encoded by the exons ATGTTTGACAACTCCAACTACCCTTTCAACTGTTTCAACTATGATGGAGACGGATACCCTTCATCCAGCACGGACGAGGAGAAGAAAATGTGCAGACCCGCATACAG ttaCATAGCTCTGATAGCCATGGCCATCCAGCAGAGCCCCGAGCAGCGGGTCACTCTGTCGGGCATCTACGAGTTCATCATGAAGAGATTTCCTTACTACCGCTCCAACCAGAGAGCCTGGCAGAACTCCATCAGACACAACCTGTCTCTCAACAGCTGCTTCATCAAG GTTCCTCGGACAGAGGGCAACGAGAAGGGAAAGGGTAACTACTGGACTTTTGCCACTGGCTGTGAATCCATGCTCGACCTCTTTGAAAATGGCAACTTTCGGCGTCGCCGGCGCAGGAGGAACATGAAAATCGGCTTCCGTGATTCAGGAGAACCCCCTTTCCACCCTCTGGAGAGCCACAGCAATCAGCACGTACCCGCAGCCCGGCGCCCTGAACCCGACTCCACCCTCTGCCCTTTGAACCCTGAGAGGCCGAGGCCGGGCCCCCAGCAGAACCACCTCATCCCGAACCCTACCCAGCAGGGGAAACCAGAGTCAGAGATCAAGTTTAGCATTGACTACATCCTATCCACCCCTGATCCACCCTTGCCTGGGTTCAGATCCCCCCACGGCCCTGTTCACATAGGGCCCACAGGGCCGCCCATACATGTTCTGGAGCCCCAACATCTGAACCTGCACTTCTGGACTCTGTaa